GTACTCTTTCTTGCCGTTGATTTTCACAACTGCAATCGGAGTGTGGCGGGCCGGGTCGTGTTCGATGTCAATGACGATTGCAGTAACAGTTTCGGTAAAGGAACCGAAGTGTTTCAGCGCAGCTTTATACTGGTGCGACGGGGCGCGGTAGGTTGAACCTCCCTTTCCACGTGCCTGTGTACTAATTCTGTGTCCCATGTTGACTCACCTTACACAATACCCAGCTGAGAGAGAATCTCTTCAGCAGCGTTCTTCTCTTCGAAGGTAATGATTGCCTTCTTGGCTCCCTTGGTGGTCATCAGGGTGCTGATGGATGCGACCTTCTTACCGAAGCTCTTCTCCATTGCTGCCTTGACGGATGCCTTGGTTGCTTCCTTTCGTACGATGAAGGAAAGCTGGTTGGAATTTTCCAGGAGAACCATTGCCTTTTCTGTTACAAGCGGGTGTGCGAGTGTCATAATTATGCCTCCCCGAGTTTCTTGACAGCGGCTTCGGTCCAGACAGTAAGTCTGCCTGCATCGGTTCCGGGGGCAAGAACATTGATGTTCAGAGAAGTGACCGGCATTACATCGACACCGGCGAGGTTTGCACCTGCGGCGAACTCAGTACCGACCGTGACGATTAAGACGGACTTTGCCTGCTTGTACTTGCGTCCACGAGTCTTTCCGCGTCCTGCACGGATTGCACGGGAATCTCTTGCACGGTCAAGGTCTGCGCCAACGCCAAGAGCAATGAGTGCTTTCTTGACTTCGGCAGTCTTGGTGAGTGACTCAAATGCGTCCTCAACAACAATTGCTGCGTCACCCTCGAATTTGTGACCACGGATGGTGACAAGTTCGGTGTTTACGGTTGCTGCAATTGCAGAGCGGATGGCCTTTGCCTTCTCTTTCTTGTTGATCTTCTCAAGGATGATCTTCTCAGCTTTTGGTGCGTGTGCCGGGTGACCGCCTTTGGTCTGCGGAACTTTTGCACCGCGGGATCCGTTTTTGATACGCGGAATCTTGGACTCACCACGCTTGGAACCCCAGCCTTCTGCAGAGGTTCTCATACCTGCATACGGGTCTGCGCCGTACGGCTGGTAGTGTTCGCTCTGGTAGGCGAGGACAGCTCTCTTGATGAGGTCCGGACGGAATTCTTCGGAGAAGACAACCGGAAGCTCGATTTCGTGGAGAGCAGAACCGTTAATTGCTTTTACATTTGCTTTCATCGGTCAGGTCACCCCTGCTTGCTCTGGAGACTCACGAATTCAACAACCGGAGTCTGGATAGTCTGCTCGCCCATACGGGTTGCAGGGCGGATACGAATCAGGCGTTTTGCCGGGCCCGGGATGGAGCCTTTGATCAGAACATAGTTGTTGCGAACAAGGCCGTAGTGGAGGAATCCTCCTGCCGGGTTGATCTCGTCCGGGTTCTCGCCGATCTTAATGACTCTCTTGTTGAACTCAGTGCGCTGCTGGAAACCCATCTGACCGGGCATTGGAACCTGCCAGCGGACGTGGTGAGGGTGCCATGGACCAAGAGTACCGATGTGTCTGGTTTTCTTGGCTCTGGAGTGAGCTCTCTTTCTGAGACAGATACCGAATCTCTTGACTGCTCCCTGGAATCCCTTTCCTTTGGTGATTCCGGTGATGTCAGCGAACTGGCCGTCGGAGAGAATGGTGTTCATGTCAATGCTGGTTCCAAGAAGGGAAAGTGCGTAGTCAAAGCGCTCCTGGGAGCTGCCGCCTGCGACACGGATTTCCATTAAGTCCGGAATCTTCTTTGGAACGCCGGTAAGAGTGTCCGGTTGGGTGTACATCAGAACCATAACTTCGACGACGTCTGCCATTGCGGCGTTGATCTTCTCAGTTGCAGCTGCGGCATTGTGTGCCTTTGCCTTGGTGATTCTGCCGGAAAGAGCCGCAACATCTTCAGACCAGACTTCGGTAAGCGGGTGCTTGCCATAGGTGTCTTTGACGTAGACGCGGATTGCTGCAACTTTCATTGCCGGAATCTCAATTACGGTCACCGGGACCATAATCTCTTTGCCTTCGGTCGGGCTCTTCTTGTGATCGTCAATCATGATGACGTGGGTCATGCCTGCTTTGTAGCCGGCGAAGCCCTGAAGCGTGGGCTGCCCGTTATACTCCGGCCAGGATTGGTACTTAGGTACAATACTCTTGGCCCTCTTGCGAGGATAGTATGCGAGTGAACCTGCACGCGGTCTCACAGTTCTCATGTGTTAATCAGTCCTTAATACTGTGTCTTAGCGTCCAAGAGTGGACGAAGACGTCTGCTGTGGTTGTCAATTAAGAAACAACCGTTCTTTCACCATCGGCCTGCGAAATATTTTCGCCTTCGACCATGGGACGTACATTCTAAGTGTCGGCCTCCGCGCTCAGTGCAATACACTGAGGGCTAAGAAGACGGAAAGACGGGTAGCAATTGATCCAATTGAGGATATCCGCAATGAACGACAACGTCTTGTCTGTTCTTGTGGTTTATGCCCGAAAACGCACGGGTTTAGTGTGCGCGCCGCACAGTTGCGGCTTCCAAGTCTCACGGAAGAGAACCTGACAGTCCACGCGCTCTTTGATTTTCACAAAGAATGGGCTCGTACATATGACGTTCGCCCGGCGCGTTTCATCAGACCTATTGAGGTCTTAATCCTTTGCGGGAACTCCGCGAAAGGGTTACACGATAATGAAAACATTCGCAGAATCTGCGTGTTTTCAAACCAACTGGATATCCACGATACACAGCAGCTATGCTGATATCAGCCTATGAAGGCTCCTCTATTATTGGTAGAGAAGAGTTATAAAGATAGTGGGCAGACTGAAAAAAAGAGATTATCCGAAGTAGAGGTCGCCGTCAGTGTTGAGGTATACCCGGATGTCTTCTCTCACATGCCGGCCTTTGATTTTTTCCGGCATGTAGGAGCTGATGCGGTTGATGAGAGAGATGCTGTCGTAACGGATTTTGATGTTGAGGGGGGCTGCTGCCTGGAAGATCAGGTGCGGGGCTTCCATAAGATCAGTGCCGGCAGCAAGGATGCAGAGGTCGGCAGCATCCAGTGTGTACAAAAATTCAAGGGTCTCTTTTGCACGACGGATGTTTTCATTTGCAGATTTTTCTATAGTACAGATATTTGCTTTTGATGTCCCAAGACGATCAGCGATCTGCTGCTGGGTCATACCCTGTTTGCGGTATCTGATAACTTCCTTCTGACGGTCGGTAAGGAGAGTATCTTTCATGGTTATTAATTTAAGATTGTTAACTATAAACATATTTGGTTACATTCGGGTCAAACCATAGATCAAAAAAAGGCATTTTCAGACCGCACGGTCAGCCCTTGATAATGCGCGCAGTCAATGGTACAGGAGGAGATCATCATGTCTAAAATGCCCCCGACAAAATATCTGGATTTTTACATTTCAGAGGGAACAAAAGAGACATACACATATGCAATATTGAGATATTTAGAAATTGTCGCGCAGAAAAAGATAGAAGTTAAAAATCTTGACGCTGAATGGGAGAATTATCTCTCAGGAGATCAGGAACCGATAAAAGACCTGATCATATTTCCGAAACTGGCACGATCCGCAAAACTCGCGCCGACAACATCAAAATTATACATGCATATTGCAGAGCAGTATCTGAAAGAAATACACGATATAAAGCTCACAGAACAAGAAATAAAGATGCGGCGGCGGTCGGAGCCAAAATATCATGCAGTGAGTAAACGGGTTCAACTGGATCGAATTACCATAGCACAAATACTCAAATTTTCATCACTTCGTACCAGAGTTGAGATTTTGTTTGCCGTGTCCGGAGGGCTGAGGATCGGCGAAATACTATCATTGGAATTTGAAGATATTGATGTGGAGGCAAAACCGGCAAAAATACGCATTCGGTCAGAATGTTCCAAAAATCAAATCGAACGAACAGTACACATATCATCAGAAGCAGTTGACGAATATCTCGCCTATCTGAGAATCAGAGATGAAGACATAAATAGAGGCGTTAGCGGTGCCGATGCCGAGAAAAAGAAAGAATCCAAGAAAATAATCCCCTTTAGTTATGTTGGTGAAAGTGTAATTCTTACAAAGACACTGAAGAGAGCAGGACTGTATAATTTTGATGAGAAGGGAAAAAGAAGCGAGATTCACTTTCACACATTCAGAGCGTATTTTTCGACAAAAGCCCACAAAAGCACAGCCACGAGTGTATTTGTTGAATATTTAATGGGGCATACCGGATACCTTACTGATGCGTATTGGCAGCCAACCGAAGAGGATCGGAAACAGATGTATGCAAAGATAGAGCCACACATTTTAATCAATATTCCGCCGGACTACGAAGAGCTGAAGATCGAGACATCAGAGAAAATTACTGATCTGCAACAAACCAACTCTCACCTCATGGCCGAACTCATGATTATGAGATCACTTATTGATAATATGCAGAAGGAACAGGAACGACAATCCACAATGACAATGATAGGCGGTTTACCGCGCCGACTGCCGCATGATGATCCTGATATCAGTGATGTGTAAAAAAGGAGAGTTAGTCTTTCTGAAGAAGGCCGAGAGTGACATAACGGGCGACAAGCTCATCATGTCCGATTGTGCAGGATATCATCTCAAGAAATTCAGCTTTTGAGAGATAGGTTTGTTCTGCCATCTGACTTTGCAGAAAATCATTGATTTCCTGATTATTATGACTCATGTGCGTCGTTACGGTGCTCCGGATTCCTTCATCAAAGAACGTAAACCGAGGATGCTTTTGTTTTCCGGATACGGGAGCAAAACCCTTCTTTTGTAATACCTTTTTGACTACATCAGCTTTCAGAACGACCATATTACAACCACACCGCACTCCTGAGTTTTTTGCCAAATTCTTTGGCGGCTGTTGTCATAGGGATACTTGGATCGTTATACTCGTCGAAACTGTCGGAGAACTGCAATCCTGCTTCTTCTAATCCCTCCTCCAAGGTCTTACAGGAAACAAGAATTTTAAACTCGTTATTTGCAAGATCAATGAAGCCGTTTTTCTCATCTACATGAAGCAGGAGAGGCAGAGGTGATTTTAATTTTTTCATCTCGTTATCTGCACCAATTGGTACAGAATACAAGAATACAACCCCAGATGCCTTTCCTTCATCTCCGATATCAGAAATATTCAGCATCTGCTCAAGAACATCATCATAGGTCTGATTGCCGCGTTTTCTGGAGCAGACACGCTCTTTAGTACGCGTCGAGACGGTGATACTCGTTTTTTGTGGTCTCTGATCCATCGCCTGCATGATATCAGATAATGGGAAGGGTGAGATAATAGGTTTTGTTGTCATGGACGATTTCCTAACTTCATTCCCCAGTAACCCCACATCAGGCCGCGATCAGCAACGGGATACACGCCGCGAAGGTTCCAGTCCCAAAGATCGATGGTTTGTTTCATTTTTGGGAGTTCCCATCGAAGGATAGGATATTTCGATTTCGATTTATCAAATATCCACACGTTTTCAAAGTCCCATCCGAGATAATCAACATAGAACTCAGGAGATTGCAGCTCTTCGTCGGTTACATCTTCTCCACCGACATATGTGTTGTACACCGTAGA
This Methanorbis rubei DNA region includes the following protein-coding sequences:
- a CDS encoding 50S ribosomal protein L23 yields the protein MTLAHPLVTEKAMVLLENSNQLSFIVRKEATKASVKAAMEKSFGKKVASISTLMTTKGAKKAIITFEEKNAAEEILSQLGIV
- the rpl4p gene encoding 50S ribosomal protein L4, whose translation is MKANVKAINGSALHEIELPVVFSEEFRPDLIKRAVLAYQSEHYQPYGADPYAGMRTSAEGWGSKRGESKIPRIKNGSRGAKVPQTKGGHPAHAPKAEKIILEKINKKEKAKAIRSAIAATVNTELVTIRGHKFEGDAAIVVEDAFESLTKTAEVKKALIALGVGADLDRARDSRAIRAGRGKTRGRKYKQAKSVLIVTVGTEFAAGANLAGVDVMPVTSLNINVLAPGTDAGRLTVWTEAAVKKLGEA
- a CDS encoding 50S ribosomal protein L3, which produces MRTVRPRAGSLAYYPRKRAKSIVPKYQSWPEYNGQPTLQGFAGYKAGMTHVIMIDDHKKSPTEGKEIMVPVTVIEIPAMKVAAIRVYVKDTYGKHPLTEVWSEDVAALSGRITKAKAHNAAAATEKINAAMADVVEVMVLMYTQPDTLTGVPKKIPDLMEIRVAGGSSQERFDYALSLLGTSIDMNTILSDGQFADITGITKGKGFQGAVKRFGICLRKRAHSRAKKTRHIGTLGPWHPHHVRWQVPMPGQMGFQQRTEFNKRVIKIGENPDEINPAGGFLHYGLVRNNYVLIKGSIPGPAKRLIRIRPATRMGEQTIQTPVVEFVSLQSKQG
- a CDS encoding Tfx family DNA-binding protein, producing the protein MKDTLLTDRQKEVIRYRKQGMTQQQIADRLGTSKANICTIEKSANENIRRAKETLEFLYTLDAADLCILAAGTDLMEAPHLIFQAAAPLNIKIRYDSISLINRISSYMPEKIKGRHVREDIRVYLNTDGDLYFG
- a CDS encoding site-specific integrase, yielding MSKMPPTKYLDFYISEGTKETYTYAILRYLEIVAQKKIEVKNLDAEWENYLSGDQEPIKDLIIFPKLARSAKLAPTTSKLYMHIAEQYLKEIHDIKLTEQEIKMRRRSEPKYHAVSKRVQLDRITIAQILKFSSLRTRVEILFAVSGGLRIGEILSLEFEDIDVEAKPAKIRIRSECSKNQIERTVHISSEAVDEYLAYLRIRDEDINRGVSGADAEKKKESKKIIPFSYVGESVILTKTLKRAGLYNFDEKGKRSEIHFHTFRAYFSTKAHKSTATSVFVEYLMGHTGYLTDAYWQPTEEDRKQMYAKIEPHILINIPPDYEELKIETSEKITDLQQTNSHLMAELMIMRSLIDNMQKEQERQSTMTMIGGLPRRLPHDDPDISDV